Proteins encoded together in one Shewanella oneidensis MR-1 window:
- the btsR gene encoding two-component system response regulator BtsR has product MITCLIVDDELFAREELADSLSQEADIEIIGQCSNAIEALQTITKEKPQLVFLDIQMPRISGMELIAMLDPDTLPKIVFVTAFDEFAVKAFDNHAFDYLLKPIDADRLSKTLKRVRKDLTPQAVNLIAPRSLEHLPCYSGSKLKVIPIQDVEYVFSDLSGIHVACTKGKVHTQLTLKVLEEKTPLVHCHRQYLISPKAIAEIELLDTGAEVTTLLGDKVPVSRRYLKSLKQLFGFQ; this is encoded by the coding sequence GTGATCACTTGTTTAATTGTCGATGATGAATTGTTTGCCCGTGAAGAGCTTGCCGATTCACTCAGCCAAGAAGCCGATATTGAGATTATTGGCCAATGCAGCAACGCGATAGAAGCACTGCAAACCATCACCAAAGAGAAACCTCAATTGGTTTTTCTCGACATCCAAATGCCGCGTATTTCGGGCATGGAGCTCATTGCCATGCTCGATCCCGACACCTTACCTAAAATCGTGTTTGTTACTGCATTTGATGAATTTGCCGTCAAAGCTTTTGACAATCATGCCTTTGATTATCTACTCAAACCCATAGATGCCGACCGCCTAAGTAAAACCCTCAAACGTGTTCGCAAGGATCTCACACCACAAGCTGTCAATCTGATTGCGCCAAGGAGCCTCGAACATTTACCCTGTTACAGCGGTAGTAAGTTAAAAGTGATTCCGATTCAAGATGTTGAGTATGTTTTTAGCGATTTAAGTGGTATTCATGTCGCTTGCACTAAAGGCAAGGTTCATACTCAACTGACGCTTAAAGTGCTAGAAGAAAAAACACCGCTAGTGCATTGTCATCGCCAATACTTGATTTCGCCCAAGGCCATTGCCGAAATTGAACTGCTCGACACCGGTGCCGAAGTGACCACCTTACTCGGGGATAAAGTGCCCGTTTCCCGTCGTTATCTCAAAAGCCTTAAACAATTGTTTGGCTTCCAATAG
- a CDS encoding VF530 family DNA-binding protein, with product MTQTNNPLHGITLETIITQLVEHYGWEELGARIKIRCFTEAPSIKSSLRFLRKTDWAREKVEYLYLKTNKLPLPAAKSIQAPAKEPSKKSAPKPNSKPTQTKVVTPTPAVEGQVNSHIWGKRD from the coding sequence ATGACTCAAACCAATAACCCATTACATGGCATCACACTGGAAACCATAATCACGCAACTCGTCGAGCATTATGGCTGGGAAGAACTTGGCGCTCGCATCAAAATCCGCTGTTTTACCGAAGCTCCAAGTATCAAATCAAGTCTGCGTTTTTTAAGAAAAACCGATTGGGCCCGGGAAAAAGTAGAATATTTATATTTGAAGACCAATAAACTGCCGCTGCCAGCTGCAAAATCAATACAGGCGCCAGCTAAAGAACCGTCAAAAAAGTCGGCACCTAAACCGAACTCAAAACCAACCCAAACAAAAGTCGTTACACCAACGCCAGCTGTAGAGGGTCAGGTCAATAGCCATATTTGGGGAAAGCGCGACTAA